The DNA region GACGGTGGCGTGGTGCCGATGTGTTTGGACACTTCCAGACAGTGGTTTAAAAACTCACCAGGCAATTGGTGTCCGGGATCTTACAACGGGGGAGCTGAGACCAGCTTCGATAAATCCTGGGATATGCGTTACACCGGCTGGGTGCCTTGTGAGCAGATGCAGTTCTGTAACTCCAGGCCCGATCGAGTGGAGGTTATCAAATCTTCCGGTACGAATTTCAAGTTCCCGGGTATGAATGTTCAACAGCCATACGTGGAATACAAATACACGTACAACCAGATTCGCGGCGATAAAGCCAACCCGCGTATGTGGGGTTGTGAAATGAAATTTGGTATTGCGATGATCGATCTAGCGGGAAATCTGAGCTATGTACCCGCGCAGGAAAAAATGATGGATCAACCGGGCATTGGTGGCGACAGACGTCCACCAATTAAAGAGATCAATCCCCATGTCTATTTCAAACCACCTCCTTGTTACACGTGTAATTGCAAACCTTGTAAGGGTGGTAAAGGTTTGTTTGGTGGATTGTTTAACTGGGTGTTGTTTGCAGTACTCGTTATCGTAACGATGGGTGTTGGTGCTATTGCCTGGATTTCCATTACCGCACTAACGATTGCCATCGCATCTGGTGTGGCAGCAGTTATCTGCTATAACGGCGGCTTGGGTTGCGCCAGCGACGGGGGACGCAACTATGTTCCTGACTCTGCCGGCGGGAAATACCGGTCTTGCGATGACAGTAATAACGGATGCAAGTGTGGTAAGAAGTGTAACATCATTCGCCCGCCAAGTCCTGGATGGTCCGCTCCACTTGACGATGCGATGGACATTTCGCAACTGGAAAAAAACTCCTGTGTTCCAGGCAGTACATTCTATGTCGATAACACCGCTTACGGAAGTTTGAATGGAATCAAGCCGCAGTTGGGATACAAAACTTCGAATGGAACCGGTAAGGGTTATACCTACAACATGGATCCAAATGCGAAGGTCACTCCTGGGGATGAATTGATTTATACGGCTTTCAACTCCAAAAATCAGCAGTTCTGTTATGTGGCCGTGCGCTGCTCAGCAGGTAAGTTTCAGGTGATCAAAGAGAGCAGTGAAATATTGGATGATAATAATCTGTATCCGCTGATGGGTTGTTATCCGGTGAAAGTCGGCAAGAAGATTAATTTCAACAGTTCCAAACCGGGTATTTCACAGGGCGGAAATGCTTGTCTGGAAGTTCAGTTCAATAAGGGGCCGCAGAATCCGCAAAATAATCAATTGTGGAATTGGTCGAACTTTAATGAACAGTGTAGTGTTACGACAAGCACCAGCACTCTATCAAATGATCCAAGAGTTGTGGCCGGGAACTGTCCTGTGACTTCGGCAATTGTTCCGGCGGGTGCTCAGTATGTGTCTACTGGTTCTGGTTGTGCGCTGCCAACGGCGGATCCAAATGATTTGGTGGGTATGAACTTCGCCTGTCAGCATTCCAAGATTTCCTGGGATCCATGTCTAAACTCGAATTCCAAGACGGGTCCTATGACATGTCCTAAATGGTGCTACGCTGATTGTAAGGTTCCTGAATACGTACCGGAGCATCCTTGGATCGATGCGCCTCATAACGTTCAAAAATACTATGAGAACATGGGTTCTGGAGATGCGGGATTGCCGTTCTGCACGATGGATAGAAACCTATTTGATGTTATTCTTTAAGCATGACTGAAAAAAGCAATCATAGAATCTATGGGTTTGATCTTCTCAGAATCGCCACGATGATGGCGATTCTGTATTTTCACGTTTGGCAGTTTACGTTTTATCAGGATGTGATCTCGCTGCCGCCGGAAATTTCCAATTACCACAATCTTACCGGATGGGTTGGAGATACGTTCAAGTATGGCGGTCTGTTTATCGTGGCCCTCAGTTTTTTTCTGATTGGTTTAAAAGTCAGAGCCAAACAATCCATGCGCTTCTTTGTTCTTATTTTTGGATTGATAACATTGTCTGTTTCAAATGCTCCGGCCCCGATGGATCCCAGCACATGGGATTGGGATGTTTATTCCTATTTGATATTTGCCCTGCTGCTGGTATTGGCATTGCCACGAAATCTGATTCTGCGCACGGCTTTGTCCATGGCAAGTATTCTGATATTAAGCATTCCTTTTGAATGGTATGAAGGAATGCTGCAGATAAAAGACGCGGTTCAGTTTTCGGGTTGGAATTTAATGCCGTGGCTTGCGGTGCCGGTGCTGTTTCATTCACTGGCAGTGAT from Bdellovibrio sp. GT3 includes:
- a CDS encoding type II secretion system protein, which translates into the protein MFRSDRSNSHKYISGFSALEMMVAIGILATIFILAMPFFSQQGKIIKEMRTSASCQAVLDTAFSRINSLGNSLDSYPPKMNTSMAGVSGAGAIGQRVFLPPDIPAGSYSFDPQFNAQRSKMFDLAPGRVLYSANPGKTIKIPQTATTTKDVPIRNDGLTLYTPLLLKGSMEYLATKYNSGHCNAFSPVSLLTSVDSQALSSQFQGGLKNLNLSLKVNRYDLASNSMSTACGNYWPRPRNGERSNVTYEPQFGYSPQTRQIVGIFPSWMNDKDGLRVTLRANFINDKGQSETCEGTKDFSLPEDKQNVVDFFYDVNYVKTSAATPGAIIDNTNRTNGLRAGTKCSGSQANCLGHPFETILTNLQPYNASNPKWPENRDRPLCSQTAQNYIDLVVTFRVYNMHKDGGVVPMCLDTSRQWFKNSPGNWCPGSYNGGAETSFDKSWDMRYTGWVPCEQMQFCNSRPDRVEVIKSSGTNFKFPGMNVQQPYVEYKYTYNQIRGDKANPRMWGCEMKFGIAMIDLAGNLSYVPAQEKMMDQPGIGGDRRPPIKEINPHVYFKPPPCYTCNCKPCKGGKGLFGGLFNWVLFAVLVIVTMGVGAIAWISITALTIAIASGVAAVICYNGGLGCASDGGRNYVPDSAGGKYRSCDDSNNGCKCGKKCNIIRPPSPGWSAPLDDAMDISQLEKNSCVPGSTFYVDNTAYGSLNGIKPQLGYKTSNGTGKGYTYNMDPNAKVTPGDELIYTAFNSKNQQFCYVAVRCSAGKFQVIKESSEILDDNNLYPLMGCYPVKVGKKINFNSSKPGISQGGNACLEVQFNKGPQNPQNNQLWNWSNFNEQCSVTTSTSTLSNDPRVVAGNCPVTSAIVPAGAQYVSTGSGCALPTADPNDLVGMNFACQHSKISWDPCLNSNSKTGPMTCPKWCYADCKVPEYVPEHPWIDAPHNVQKYYENMGSGDAGLPFCTMDRNLFDVIL